In one Pempheris klunzingeri isolate RE-2024b chromosome 8, fPemKlu1.hap1, whole genome shotgun sequence genomic region, the following are encoded:
- the tbx20 gene encoding T-box transcription factor TBX20 — MEYTSSPKPQLSSRANAFSIAALMSSGKPNKNKESEENTIKPLEQFVEKSSCSQQSLADLSSLDGHGDFSGSAPAVCTEPLIPTNPGIPSEEMAKISCSLETKELWDKFHELGTEMIITKSGRRMFPTIRVSFSGVDQDSKYIVLMDIVPVDNKRYRYAYHRSSWLVAGKADPPLPARLYVHPDSPFTGEQLLKQMVSFEKVKLTNNELDQHGHIILNSMHKYQPRVHIIKKKDHTASLLNLKSEEFRTFVFIETVFTAVTAYQNQLITKLKIDSNPFAKGFRDSSRLTDMERESVENLIHKHSYARSPIRTYAGDEENLSEDGHSAHTRGSAFTASDNLSLSSWVTTTSGFSGFQHPQSLSAMGTGAASLPHPIQGSLPPYSRLGMPLTPTALAGTMQGSGPSFPSFHMPRYHHYFQQGPYAAIQGLRHSSTVMTPFV, encoded by the exons ATGGAGTACACTTCATCCCCCAAACCGCAGCTTTCTTCCCGGGCGAACGCCTTCTCCATAGCCGCCCTGATGTCCAGCGGGAAGCCCAACAAGAACAAAGAGTCGGAGGAGAACACCATCAAGCCTCTCG aacaattcgTGGAGAAGTCCTCCTGCAGCCAGCAGTCTCTGGCTGACCTGTCCTCCCTGGACGGGCACGGGGACTTCAGCGGGAGCGCGCCCGCGGTGTGCACGGAGCCGCTCATCCCTACCAATCCCGGCATCCCTAGCGAGGAGATGGCCAAGATCTCGTGCAGCTTGGAAACCAAGGAGCTGTGGGATAAATTTCACGAGCTGGGCACCGAGATGATCATCACCAAGTCTGGGAG GAGGATGTTCCCCACCATCCGGGTCTCTTTCTCCGGGGTGGACCAGGACTCCAAGTACATCGTGTTGATGGACATCGTGCCGGTGGACAATAAGCGGTACCGGTACGCCTACCACCGCTCCTCCTGGCTGGTGGCCGGGAAGGCCGACCCTCCTCTGCCCGCCAG GTTGTACGTCCACCCGGACTCACCGTTCACCGGAGAGCAGCTCCTGAAGCAGATGGTCTCCTTCGAGAAAGTCAAGCTGACCAACAACGAACTGGACCAGCACGGACAT ATCATCCTCAACTCCATGCACAAGTACCAGCCGCGGGTCCACATCATCAAGAAGAAAGACCACACGGCCTCGCTGCTCAACCTCAAGTCTGAGGAGTTCCGCACCTTTGTGTTCATTGAGACCGTCTTCACCGCCGTCACAGCCTATCAGAACCAGCTG ATCACCAAACTGAAGATCGACAGCAACCCGTTCGCCAAAGGTTTCCGGGACTCATCGCGGCTGACAGACATGGAGAG GGAAAGTGTTGAGAATCTGATCCACAAGCACTCGTACGCCCGGTCGCCGATCCGAACCTACGCTGGCGACGAGGAGAACCTGAGCGAGGACGGACACTCCGCGCACACGAGGG GCTCGGCCTTCACTGCCTCAGACAACCTCTCCCTGAGCTCCTGGGTCACCACCACTTCGGGCTTCTCTGGCTTCCAGCACCCACAGTCCCTGTCAGCCATGGGCACCGGCGCCGCATCCCTGCCTCACCCCATCCAGGGCTCCCTGCCCCCCTACAGCCGGCTGGGCATGCCGCTGACGCCCACCGCTCTGGCTGGAACCATGCAGGGCAGCGGCCCGTCATTCCCTTCCTTCCACATGCCCCGCTACCACCACTACTTCCAACAGGGGCCCTATGCCGCCATCCAGGGACTCCGCCACTCCTCCACGGTCATGACGCCCTTTGTATGA